One Sediminicola sp. YIK13 DNA segment encodes these proteins:
- a CDS encoding S8 family peptidase: MKKRILKGAALGFTLALVITSCSNQEDQFIEIENGQLETEELTVSQSSQTIEGSYIIVFNQKVTGDIGAKFGNDQKAARLAVQSAAEKMFAENKVGTFEISNSYSKVFNGVATKLSGDDVARLKTDKRIAYIEKDQMVTLAPPPGKGPGNGGGGSAAQETPWGITRVNGVAGYTGNGVAWVIDTGIDLDHPDLIVDASRGYNAFSSGKDGRSLDDGNGHGSHVAGTIAAINNDIGVIGVAPGATVIPIKVLDSRGSGSYSGVIAGIDHVAAKGGNGDVANLSLGGPVSQAVDDAVFAAQTSGVIFVLAAGNDGDDANNHSPARVNGNSIYTISAMSSNNDAWASFSNYGNPPVDYCAPGVAVKSTWKDGGYNTISGTSMAAPHAAGVLLLGGARASGTVNGDPDGNPDAIISH, from the coding sequence ATGAAGAAACGTATTTTAAAGGGCGCTGCCTTAGGTTTTACCTTGGCATTAGTAATCACTTCTTGTTCCAACCAGGAAGATCAATTCATTGAAATTGAAAATGGGCAACTGGAAACCGAAGAACTAACAGTGTCCCAGTCGAGCCAGACTATTGAAGGCAGTTATATTATTGTCTTCAACCAAAAAGTAACAGGTGATATTGGGGCTAAATTTGGGAACGATCAGAAAGCTGCCCGCCTTGCGGTACAATCAGCGGCCGAGAAAATGTTTGCCGAAAACAAAGTGGGCACATTTGAAATCAGTAACAGTTATAGTAAGGTATTCAATGGGGTGGCTACCAAACTTAGCGGTGATGATGTGGCTCGACTAAAAACAGATAAGAGAATTGCGTATATAGAAAAGGACCAGATGGTCACCTTGGCCCCGCCTCCGGGCAAAGGCCCAGGGAACGGTGGAGGAGGATCTGCTGCACAGGAAACACCATGGGGTATTACTAGGGTAAATGGCGTTGCGGGCTATACCGGCAATGGCGTTGCCTGGGTCATAGATACAGGGATAGATCTGGACCATCCCGATTTAATTGTTGATGCTTCAAGAGGATATAACGCCTTTTCTTCAGGTAAAGACGGTAGGTCATTGGATGATGGGAACGGACATGGATCCCATGTTGCTGGTACTATCGCCGCAATCAATAACGATATAGGAGTAATTGGTGTCGCTCCTGGGGCCACAGTGATCCCAATTAAAGTATTGGATAGTAGGGGCAGTGGCTCTTATTCCGGGGTTATCGCAGGTATAGATCATGTAGCGGCAAAAGGTGGAAATGGTGACGTGGCAAACTTGAGTTTGGGCGGACCGGTTTCCCAAGCGGTAGATGATGCAGTATTCGCGGCCCAAACTTCGGGTGTGATATTTGTTCTAGCGGCTGGTAACGATGGAGATGATGCTAACAACCATTCCCCAGCAAGGGTAAATGGGAATAGTATTTATACCATTTCAGCTATGAGTAGCAACAATGATGCTTGGGCAAGTTTTTCTAACTATGGAAACCCTCCTGTAGATTACTGTGCGCCAGGAGTGGCAGTTAAGTCTACTTGGAAAGATGGTGGTTACAATACCATCAGTGGTACTTCTATGGCTGCGCCACATGCTGCTGGGGTATTGTTATTGGGTGGTGCTAGGGCCTCTGGAACCGTAAACGGTGATCCTGATGGCAATCCGGATGCAATTATTTCGCATTAA
- a CDS encoding aspartate-semialdehyde dehydrogenase, translating into MKVAVVGATGMVGEVMLNVLKERSFPITELLLVASERSVGKKLAFNGKDYTIIGLSDAVTAKPDIAIFSAGGDTSLEWAPKFAEVGTTVIDNSSAWRMDPTKKLIVPEINAHELTKEDKIIANPNCSTIQMVMVLAPLHKKYKMKRVVVSTYQSVSGTGLKAVQQLENEIAGIQGEMAYPYPIGRNALPHCDVFLENGYTKEEMKLAREPQKIFNDKSFSVTATAVRIPTAGGHSESVNVEFENDFELSEIRKILSETPGVVVQDNTDTNTYPMPIYAHGKDDVFVGRIRRDETQRNSLNMWIVADNLRKGAATNAIQIGEYLIENGLI; encoded by the coding sequence ATGAAAGTAGCTGTTGTTGGTGCCACCGGTATGGTTGGGGAAGTAATGCTCAATGTTCTAAAAGAACGCAGTTTTCCTATAACTGAATTATTATTGGTAGCCTCTGAAAGATCTGTAGGCAAAAAACTGGCCTTTAACGGAAAGGATTATACCATTATAGGGTTGAGCGATGCAGTTACGGCAAAGCCGGACATTGCCATATTTTCAGCGGGAGGGGATACCTCCTTGGAATGGGCCCCAAAATTCGCAGAGGTCGGTACTACGGTCATTGATAACTCCTCTGCATGGCGCATGGATCCTACCAAGAAATTGATAGTGCCCGAAATAAATGCCCATGAATTGACCAAGGAAGATAAAATAATTGCCAATCCCAATTGTTCTACCATACAAATGGTCATGGTTTTGGCGCCTTTGCACAAAAAATACAAAATGAAAAGGGTAGTTGTTTCTACCTACCAATCTGTCTCAGGCACTGGGTTAAAAGCAGTACAGCAATTGGAAAATGAAATAGCAGGAATACAAGGTGAAATGGCTTATCCTTATCCCATAGGAAGAAATGCCCTTCCCCATTGTGATGTATTCTTGGAGAACGGCTATACCAAAGAAGAAATGAAATTGGCCAGGGAACCCCAAAAAATATTTAACGACAAATCTTTTTCTGTGACAGCCACGGCAGTAAGAATACCCACTGCAGGTGGACATTCTGAATCTGTGAACGTGGAATTTGAAAATGATTTTGAACTATCGGAAATCAGGAAAATACTGAGTGAAACCCCAGGAGTTGTAGTGCAGGACAACACAGACACCAACACCTATCCCATGCCCATTTATGCCCATGGAAAAGACGATGTTTTTGTTGGCCGTATCCGAAGGGATGAGACCCAACGCAATTCCTTGAACATGTGGATTGTTGCCGATAACCTTAGAAAGGGAGCTGCTACCAATGCCATCCAAATTGGTGAGTACCTTATTGAAAATGGGTTAATTTAA
- a CDS encoding GNAT family N-acetyltransferase encodes MIQVSKEVALKPIHLEDQRELLELARKIYLPVYRHLWTDNGAFYFEKNYSITNLEQELAEKGSVYYFIYYKTNSIGILRIQFDKECMDFPGEAATKLHRIYLDPEVHGLGIGQLLLDWTIEQSKAHQSSLLWLEAMDTQKQSLQFYQKNNFQISGSFKLEVPNIIEKWQGMHTMYLRLL; translated from the coding sequence ATGATCCAAGTTTCAAAAGAAGTCGCCCTCAAGCCTATCCATCTGGAAGATCAAAGGGAATTATTGGAATTAGCTAGGAAAATTTACCTTCCGGTGTACCGCCATTTATGGACGGACAACGGTGCGTTTTATTTTGAAAAAAATTACAGCATTACCAACTTAGAGCAAGAGCTGGCCGAAAAAGGATCGGTTTATTATTTTATTTATTACAAAACCAATAGTATAGGAATCCTTAGAATTCAGTTCGATAAAGAATGTATGGACTTTCCTGGGGAGGCTGCAACCAAGTTGCACCGGATTTATTTGGATCCAGAGGTTCACGGACTTGGTATTGGCCAACTTTTATTGGATTGGACCATTGAACAGAGTAAAGCGCACCAAAGTTCCCTTTTGTGGTTGGAAGCCATGGACACCCAAAAACAATCCCTTCAGTTTTATCAAAAAAATAATTTTCAAATTTCAGGCAGCTTCAAACTGGAGGTTCCCAATATCATTGAAAAATGGCAAGGAATGCATACCATGTATTTACGTTTGTTATAA
- the mscL gene encoding large conductance mechanosensitive channel protein MscL encodes MGFFKDFKSFLMKGDIVSLATAVVIGGAFSKIVNSAVNDILMPVVGIITGGTDFTQKFIALDGETYESLAAAQEAGAAVMTYGNLVQALINFVIVGLFIYLFLKAYENTKKKEEAAAPAKPAGPSQEQLLMEIRDLLAKK; translated from the coding sequence ATGGGCTTTTTTAAAGATTTCAAATCCTTTCTAATGAAAGGGGACATCGTAAGTTTGGCAACAGCAGTTGTAATTGGCGGTGCATTTAGTAAAATTGTTAATTCCGCAGTAAACGACATACTTATGCCCGTTGTTGGAATAATTACAGGAGGAACCGATTTCACTCAAAAATTTATTGCCCTGGACGGGGAAACCTATGAGAGCTTGGCTGCTGCACAAGAGGCTGGCGCAGCGGTTATGACCTATGGGAATTTAGTACAGGCCTTGATCAATTTTGTTATTGTGGGCTTGTTCATTTACCTTTTCTTAAAGGCCTATGAGAATACCAAAAAGAAAGAAGAAGCAGCGGCACCAGCAAAACCTGCAGGACCAAGTCAGGAACAATTGCTGATGGAAATAAGGGATTTGCTAGCTAAAAAATAA
- the alr gene encoding alanine racemase, protein MPKATETVLEIDLSALEHNYQYLRSKIKPSTKFLGVVKAFAYGNDSVRVAQKLESLGVDYFAVAYAKEGVVLRDAGIKSPILVLHPLPSGFDLIIERCLEPSIYSEHILSTFLDTAKRHGQKDYPIHLKFNTGLNRLGFKKDQVPQLLEKLIPRKEVKVVSIFSHLAATEDKNEREFTTGQINTFKEIILEVEERLGYRPKCHILNTSGIINYPEAQFDMVRSGIGLYGYGNEARVDAELRPIATLKTIISQLHVLEANESVGYNRAFKVGSKKVTATLPLGHADGIGRPYGKGKGQVLINGKMAPIIGNVCMDMIMVDATGIDCREGDEVIIFGPQVSAEKMANRANTISYELLTGISQRVKRIYIDQS, encoded by the coding sequence ATGCCTAAAGCTACAGAAACGGTCCTAGAAATAGACCTCAGCGCCCTAGAACACAACTACCAATACCTAAGGTCCAAAATTAAACCTTCCACCAAATTTCTGGGTGTCGTCAAAGCTTTTGCCTATGGCAATGACTCGGTAAGGGTGGCACAGAAGCTGGAAAGCTTGGGAGTTGATTATTTTGCCGTGGCCTACGCCAAGGAAGGAGTGGTATTACGAGATGCCGGAATAAAATCCCCCATTTTGGTATTGCACCCCCTTCCTTCTGGGTTTGATTTGATTATTGAACGATGTTTGGAACCGAGCATCTATTCCGAACATATTCTGAGCACATTTTTGGACACTGCCAAAAGGCATGGCCAAAAAGACTATCCAATCCATCTGAAATTTAACACTGGTCTTAACCGTTTGGGTTTTAAAAAAGATCAAGTCCCCCAGCTACTAGAAAAGTTGATCCCTAGAAAGGAAGTTAAAGTAGTCTCCATTTTTTCCCATTTGGCCGCAACAGAGGACAAGAATGAGCGAGAATTTACCACGGGGCAGATCAATACGTTTAAGGAAATTATCTTGGAAGTTGAAGAACGATTAGGATACCGACCCAAATGCCATATTTTGAATACCTCTGGGATTATCAATTACCCAGAAGCCCAATTTGATATGGTGCGCAGTGGAATTGGACTTTATGGCTATGGAAATGAGGCCAGAGTTGATGCAGAACTTCGTCCTATTGCGACCTTGAAAACCATCATTTCACAACTACATGTTTTGGAAGCCAATGAAAGTGTAGGCTATAATAGAGCCTTTAAAGTAGGTTCTAAAAAAGTTACTGCCACCTTACCTCTCGGACATGCTGATGGCATAGGTAGACCTTATGGAAAGGGAAAAGGTCAGGTCCTTATCAATGGCAAAATGGCTCCTATTATAGGGAATGTTTGCATGGATATGATTATGGTAGACGCTACTGGAATTGATTGTAGGGAAGGTGACGAGGTTATTATTTTTGGACCACAGGTCTCCGCTGAAAAAATGGCAAATAGAGCCAATACTATTTCTTATGAGCTCCTTACTGGAATATCACAACGTGTAAAACGTATATATATCGATCAATCATAA
- a CDS encoding thymidine kinase: MFLENTVNHKEQFGWIEVICGSMFSGKTEELIRRLKRAQFAKQKVEIFKPIVDTRYHEDMVVSHDANEIRSTPVPAAANIRLLADGCDVVGIDEAQFFDDEIVSVCNDLANRGVRVLVAGLDMDFKGNPFGPMPALMATAEYVTKVHAICTRTGNLANYSFRKSTNDKLVLLGETDEYEPLSRAAYFKAMLKERIRNIEVKEEEEIKQDKKRSDA, translated from the coding sequence ATGTTTCTCGAAAATACTGTTAACCACAAAGAACAATTCGGCTGGATAGAAGTTATCTGCGGCTCCATGTTCTCAGGCAAGACCGAGGAACTGATCAGGAGGCTTAAGCGCGCGCAATTCGCAAAACAAAAAGTAGAGATCTTTAAACCCATTGTGGATACCCGATACCACGAGGATATGGTGGTCTCACACGATGCCAACGAAATAAGATCTACTCCGGTGCCGGCCGCAGCAAACATTCGACTTTTGGCCGATGGGTGCGATGTGGTCGGTATTGACGAGGCCCAGTTTTTTGATGATGAAATTGTATCGGTATGTAACGATTTGGCCAATAGAGGAGTACGGGTATTGGTTGCCGGATTGGATATGGACTTCAAAGGAAACCCTTTTGGACCCATGCCGGCTTTAATGGCAACCGCAGAATATGTGACCAAAGTACATGCTATCTGTACCAGAACCGGAAACTTAGCCAATTATAGTTTCAGGAAATCTACAAATGACAAATTGGTTCTTCTTGGGGAAACGGATGAGTATGAACCTTTGAGCAGGGCCGCCTACTTTAAGGCTATGCTGAAGGAAAGGATTCGGAATATAGAGGTTAAGGAAGAAGAAGAAATAAAGCAGGATAAAAAAAGGTCGGATGCCTAA
- the rsmI gene encoding 16S rRNA (cytidine(1402)-2'-O)-methyltransferase, with translation MGKLFIVPTPIGNLEDITLRALRILKEVDLILAEDTRTSGKLLHHYSIGTPMQSHHMHNEHKTVDALVKRMQAGASMALISDAGTPAISDPGFLLTRACVENGIEVDCLPGATAFVPALVNSGLPNDKFVFEGFLPVKKGRQTRLLLLAEETRTIIFYESPHKLIKTLTNIVEYFGAERPVSVSRELTKMYEETVRGTATEVLAHYTNKSPKGEIVIVVGGKN, from the coding sequence ATGGGTAAATTATTTATAGTTCCTACGCCAATTGGCAATTTGGAAGACATTACACTTAGAGCGTTGAGAATCCTTAAAGAGGTAGATTTAATCTTGGCCGAGGACACCAGAACCAGTGGCAAATTACTACATCACTATTCCATAGGGACTCCAATGCAGAGCCATCACATGCACAATGAGCACAAAACGGTAGATGCCCTGGTAAAAAGGATGCAAGCAGGGGCATCCATGGCCCTTATTTCCGATGCCGGGACCCCGGCCATCTCGGATCCTGGATTTCTTTTGACAAGGGCCTGTGTGGAAAATGGGATTGAGGTAGATTGCCTTCCTGGGGCCACAGCCTTTGTTCCTGCATTGGTAAACAGTGGCCTTCCCAATGATAAATTTGTCTTTGAGGGCTTTCTGCCAGTGAAAAAAGGAAGACAGACCCGCTTATTATTGTTGGCAGAAGAAACCAGGACCATCATCTTTTATGAGTCACCCCATAAATTGATCAAAACCCTGACGAATATTGTGGAATATTTTGGAGCGGAGAGGCCTGTATCGGTTTCCAGGGAGCTTACAAAAATGTATGAAGAAACCGTCAGGGGAACAGCAACAGAAGTTTTGGCCCATTATACCAACAAGTCCCCAAAGGGAGAGATTGTAATCGTGGTCGGAGGGAAAAATTAG
- a CDS encoding DUF819 family protein: protein MITPWLISLFTVIAVYFLDRWENKHIKSLFDWVPAILLAYVIPALISLILNADFSQGTIHNYSKDFFIPLAIIAVMSSLSLGQLKSIGWKPIVLFVSGSLIIATLPVLLIVGFSETNLITDTLVQEGYWKGIPPIVGSWIGGSTSQLVLKELVECPENIFLSVLVMDTVLVNIWTILMFQCIKKSRYLNTLFKISDIALPETIRTEERKVLSPIWCGCLMLIFVVLCNWLFSLFVVKIVVLSVLGLLLGNVLPSWNFRFALRAGGVLILVVMAILGLKLQIKTLGFDTQFLGFLVVWLLGHFVFMMGLSKALNLNMAWVPIASMANVGGIATAPAVTAAYNKKWMPHAIVLAILSMATGTFWGMLTIFLLEFLVQ, encoded by the coding sequence ATGATAACACCCTGGCTCATTTCCTTGTTTACCGTTATAGCGGTTTATTTTCTTGATCGATGGGAAAATAAGCATATCAAATCCCTTTTTGATTGGGTCCCGGCCATCTTGCTGGCCTATGTCATTCCCGCCCTGATTTCGTTGATCCTCAATGCCGATTTCTCCCAGGGAACTATTCACAATTACAGCAAAGATTTTTTTATACCCCTCGCCATTATAGCGGTCATGAGCAGTCTGTCCCTAGGGCAATTAAAGTCCATCGGGTGGAAACCTATTGTGCTGTTCGTTTCGGGATCTTTGATCATAGCAACACTCCCCGTGCTTTTGATAGTGGGATTTTCTGAGACGAATTTAATTACCGACACCTTGGTTCAAGAAGGATACTGGAAAGGTATTCCACCTATTGTAGGTAGTTGGATCGGAGGAAGTACCAGTCAGTTGGTATTAAAGGAATTGGTTGAATGTCCTGAAAATATTTTCCTATCCGTATTGGTCATGGATACTGTTTTGGTGAATATTTGGACCATTCTGATGTTCCAGTGCATTAAAAAAAGCAGGTATTTAAATACCTTGTTCAAAATTTCAGACATTGCCCTTCCTGAAACGATCAGGACCGAAGAAAGGAAGGTTTTGTCACCTATTTGGTGCGGGTGTTTGATGCTTATATTTGTGGTCCTCTGTAATTGGTTGTTTTCCCTTTTTGTGGTTAAGATAGTGGTGCTCTCCGTTTTGGGGCTGCTATTGGGCAATGTATTGCCGTCCTGGAATTTTAGATTTGCATTAAGGGCTGGTGGGGTTCTTATTTTGGTGGTAATGGCCATCCTTGGCCTTAAATTACAAATTAAGACCCTTGGGTTTGACACCCAGTTCCTCGGATTTTTGGTGGTTTGGTTATTGGGTCATTTTGTGTTCATGATGGGCCTTTCAAAGGCGTTGAACCTAAACATGGCATGGGTTCCTATTGCCAGTATGGCCAATGTAGGCGGCATTGCCACGGCCCCGGCAGTCACTGCGGCCTATAATAAAAAATGGATGCCCCACGCCATAGTTCTGGCCATTCTCAGCATGGCAACCGGTACTTTTTGGGGGATGCTGACGATTTTTTTACTGGAATTCTTGGTTCAATAA